From the genome of Syngnathus acus chromosome 24, fSynAcu1.2, whole genome shotgun sequence, one region includes:
- the LOC119118442 gene encoding rho-associated protein kinase 2-like isoform X4: MLGAESRLESRLNRLEVLMKNPESVLNLGTLLDSINALAHDLNYPALRKNKNIETFLSRYEKAVSQLRELQVKLEDFEKVKLIGRGAYGEVQLVRHKASRKVYAMKKLNKFEMIKRSDSAFFWEERHIMAFSNSPWVIQLCCAFQDDRHLYMVMEFMAGGDMVTLTMNYDIPEEWARFYTAEAVLALDAIHSLGFIHRDVKPDNMLLDQHGHLKLADFGTCMKMDSKTGMVRCDTAVGTPDYISPEVLQSQGSEGHYGRECDWWSVGVFIYELLVGVTPFYAESLVGTYGNIMNHKNSLSFPDDVEMSQEAKNLICAFLTDREIRLGRTGVEEIKRHPFFKSDHWTFDNIRETVAPVVPELNSDIDTSNFDDFEDDKGAAETFPPPKAFVGNQLPFIGFTYFKEDQLLKAKKNSSEQDCENEKEKLEEKQQRSDNKKEQLQKKLNELEEQLDHEMQAKDELEHKFRNATNRLDKLVKELDKEMNNRQRVEASLRQLECERALLQHQSTENQRKVDIETDRKRGLENELNTLRDQLEDLKKRNHNSQISNEKNIQLQKQLEEAAGTLRAGQEATSKLKKSQAEMQKQVQSLELSLRETQEKCKQLEETKTELERQLTTLRAELEAEKRERSVKMDVIADLQRQTSGLKDEVKEMKSCLSTVQTGKNQLQEKLIDLEKEKSNQEIELTFKLKSLQQSLEQEEAEHKATKAKLADENQIYQSLEVAKSTALKEMEHSLQEERTLKQELEAKMLQLKKDYSMLDCDYKQAQHKQDELLTRKEKISEEVKNLSLRLEQEVHQRSLAQSDLKMEKQQVTVLHTSEKQLKQELNQLLEIKQVLEKQNQEMRREKQESEALLKDLKDQLEAEQYFTTLYKTQIRELKEECDESNTLYKEAQQRLEEYQEERESLASQLEVSLTKADSEQLARSIAEEQYSDLEKAKIMKELEIRDMTARHKQELGDKEATISSLEESNRTLTVDVANLASEKEELNNQLKELQQQLEDAKDEKKNMSALIVGFEKQMQTERTLKTQAINKLAEVMNRREPTRSGHRGPDTEVHKKEKENKKLQLELRSEKDKLNSTIIKFQREMSEMQAVIAEENQVRQELQMTLASKDSDIEQLRCQLTSLSVHSLDSISSGNDLDEGYPVRITQSHTSESMSFTYQRTHKSVRVDTRPDIRSARSLFDSDSEEEENAESDERGQRPLALTYQQPEPDLEDSRLEGWLSIPNKHTKRFGWDKKFVVVSSKKILFYNSEQDREQANPFMILDIDKLFHVRPVTQTDVYRADAVEIPRIFQILYANEGESKRDQVVMESTPFGERPSHINHKGHEFVLTLYHFPSSCEACTRPLWHVFKPPPALECRRCHAKCHKDHLDRKEEVIGPCKVNYDMSTAKELLLLTGSREDQKRWVSHLLKRIPRKHPQAAAAASAPAHLPEAPARSSPRVSPRPSPRGSPQISPHRGAMRLSSSRNQQQSGKAS; encoded by the exons ATGCTCGGGGCGGAGAGCCGACTGGAAAGTCGGCTGAATAGGCTGGAGGTCCTCATGAAGAATCCGGAGTCAGTGTTAAACCTGGGAACACTGCTG gaTTCCATAAATGCCTTGGCTCACGATTTGAACTACCCAGCTCTGCGGAAGAACAAGAACATCGAAACATTTCTGAGTCGAT ATGAAAAAGCGGTCAGCCAGCTGCGCGAGCTGCAGGTCAAGCTGGAAGACTTTGAGAAGGTGAAGCTGATCGGAAGAGGTGCTTACGGAGAAGTGCAGCTG GTGCGACACAAGGCCTCTCGGAAAGTTTACGCCATGAAGAAGCTCAACAAGTTTGAGATGATCAAGCGCTCTGACTCGGCTTTCTTCTGGGAGGAGAGGCACATCATGGCCTTCTCCAACAGCCCCTGGGTCATCCAG CTGTGCTGCGCCTTCCAAGATGACCGCCACCTCTACATGGTGATGGAGTTCATGGCGGGCGGCGACATGGTCACGCTCACCATGAACTACGACATACCGGAAGAGTGGGCTCGCTTCTACACGGCCGAGGCGGTGCTGGCCCTGGACGCCATCCACTCCCTGGGCTTCATCCACCGCGACGTCAAACCGGACAACATGCTGCTCGACCAACACGGCCACCTCAAGCTGGCCGACTTCGGCACCTGCATGAAGATGGACTCT AAGACAGGCATGGTACGCTGTGACACCGCCGTAGGCACGCCCGACTACATCTCCCCCGAGGTGCTGCAGTCTCAGGGGAGCGAGGGTCACTACGGGCGAGAATGCGACTGGTGGTCCGTCGGGGTCTTTATCTACGAGCTGCTAGTAG GTGTAACACCTTTCTATGCTGAATCCCTCGTGGGGACCTACGGGAATATTATGAACCACAAGAATTCCCTCTCCTTCCCGGATGATGTGGAAATGTCCCAGGAGGCCAAAAACCTCATCTGTGCCTTTTTAACTGACAG GGAGATTCGTCTGGGCCGCACCGGAGTGGAGGAGATCAAAAGGCACCCGTTCTTCAAGAGCGACCACTGGACCTTTGACAACATCCGAGAGA CTGTGGCTCCCGTCGTACCTGAGCTCAACAGCGACATCGACACCAGCAACTTCGATGATTTCGAGGACGATAAAGGAGCCGCTGAGACCTTCCCGCCGCCAAAAGCCTTCGTGGGCAACCAGCTTCCATTTATCGGCTTCACCTACTTCAAGGAAGACCA gcTGCTgaaggcaaagaaaaacagctcCGAGCAGGATTGTGAGAACGAAAAGGAGAAATTAGAGGAAAAGCAACAGCGCTCTGACAACAAGAAAGAA CAACTGCAGAAAAAACTGAATGAACTGGAGGAGCAGCTGGACCATGAAATGCAGGCCAAAGACGAGCTGGAGCACAAGTTCCG AAATGCCACCAACCGTTTAGACAAGTTGGTCAAGGAATTAGACAAGGag ATGAACAACAGACAACGCGTGGAGGCCTCGCTGAGGCAGCTGGAGTGCGAGCGAGCGCTGCTGCAGCACCAGAGTACCGAGAACCAGCGCAAAGTCGATATTGAGACGGACAGGAAACGCGGACTGGAGAACGAAT TGAATACCCTGAGGGACCAGTTAGAAGATCTGAAGAAGAGGAACCACAATTCACAGATCTCCAACGAGAAGAACATCCAGCTGCAGAAACAA CTCGAGGAGGCGGCTGGGACTCTTCGGGCGGGACAGGAGGCCACGAGCAAGCTGAAGAAGAGCCAGGCGGAGATGCAGAAACAGGTCCAGAGCCTGGAGCTGAGCCTGAGGGAGACGCAGGAGAAGTGCAAGCAGCTGGAGGAGACCAAAACGGAGCTGGAGAGGCAGCTGACGACGCTGCGGGCCGAGCTGGAAGCGGAGAAGAGGGAGCGGAGCGTCAAGATGGATGTTATCGCTGACCTACAGA GGCAAACATCTGGGCTGAAAGACGAGGTGAAAGAAATGAAGTCATGTCTCTCCACCGTCCAGACTGGAAAGAACCAACTGCAGGAGAAGCTCATTGACCTTGAGAAG GAAAAGAGCAACCAAGAGATCGAGCTGACGTTCAAGTTGAAGTCACTCCAACAGAGTCTAGAGCAGGAGGAGGCCGAACACAAAGCAACCAAGGCCAAGTTGGCGGATGAAAACCAAATCTACCAGTCCCTGGAGGTAGCAAAGTCTACGGCCTTAAAag AGATGGAGCACAGCCTTCAGGAGGAGCGCACGCTCAAGCAAGAGCTGGAAGCCAAGATGCTGCAGCTGAAGAAAGATTACTCCATGCTGGACTGCGATTACAAACAGGCACAGCACAAACAGGACGAGCTGCTCACGAGAAAGGAGAAAATTTCCGAAGAG GTCAAGAACCTGAGCCTGCGCCTGGAGCAGGAGGTCCACCAACGCAGTTTGGCCCAGAGTGACCTGAAGATGGAGAAACAGCAGGTGACCGTCCTGCACACCTCCGAGAAGCAGCTCAAGCAGGAGCTCAACCAGCTGCTTGAGATTAAGCAGGTCTTGGAGAAACAAAACCAGGAGATGCGCAG GGAGAAGCAAGAGTCGGAAGCTCTGCTGAAAGATTTAAAGGACCAGCTGGAGGCGGAGCAATATTTCACG ACCCTTTACAAGACGCAGATCCGCGAGTTGAAGGAGGAGTGCGATGAGAGCAACACTTTGTACAAGGAGGCTCAACAACGTCTGGAAGAATACCAGGAGGAGAG GGAATCGCTGGCCTCCCAGCTGGAAGTCAGCCTGACCAAGGCCGACTCGGAGCAGCTGGCCCGCTCCATCGCCGAGGAGCAGTACTCGGATCTGGAGAAGGCGAAGATCATGAAGGAGCTGGAGATCAGAGACATGACGGCCAGACATAAACAGGAACTCGGCGACAAGGAGGCCACCATTAGCTCG CTGGAAGAGTCCAATCGTACCCTGACGGTGGACGTGGCCAACCTGGCTAGCGAGAAGGAGGAACTCAACAACCAGCTGAAAGAACTGCAGCAac AGCTCGAGGATGCAAAGGATGAGAAGAAGAACATGAGCGCTCTCATTGTGGGCTTTGAAAAACAGATGCAGACTGAAAGGACGCTGAAGACTCAG GCCATCAACAAGCTGGCCGAGGTGATGAACCGGAGGGAGCCGACGAGGAGCGGCCACCGAGGCCCCGACACGGAGGTGCACaagaaggagaaggagaacAAGAAGCTGCAACTGGAGCTGCGATCGGAGAAGGATAAACTCAACAGCACCATCATCAAATTCCAGCGAGAGATGTCGGAAATGCAGGCG GTGATAGCTGAGGAGAACCAAGTGCGTCAGGAGCTTCAGATGACATTGGCCAGCAAGGACAGCGACATCGAGCAGCTCCGCTGTCAGCTGACCTCGCTCAGCGTCCACTCTCTGGACTCCATCAGCAGCGGCAACGACCTGGACGAAGGCTACCCAG TGCGCATTACTCAATCACACACTTCGGAATCAATGTCCTTCACCTAccagcgcacacacaaatcgGTGCGCGTCGACACCCGGCCCGACATCCGCTCGGCGCGTTCTCTCTTTGATTCTGActctgaggaggaagaaaatgctGAAAGTGACGAGCGGGGCCAGCGTCCCCTGGCTCTCACCTACCAGCAGCCTGAGCCTGACCTTGAAG ATTCCAGACTCGAGGGCTGGCTTTCAATCCCAAACAAGCACACAAAACGGTTCGGCTGGGACAAAAAG TTTGTCGTGGTTAGCAGTAAAAAGATTCTGTTCTACAACAGCGAGCAGGACCGAGAACAGGCCAACCCTTTCATGATTTTGGATATAGA CAAGCTCTTTCATGTCCGACCCGTCACTCAGACTGACGTGTACCGCGCCGACGCCGTGGAAATCCCCCGGATATTTCAG ATCCTGTACGCCAACGAGGGCGAGAGCAAGCGTGATCAGGTGGTCATGGAGAGCACCCCCTTCGGCGAGCGCCCTTCCCACATCAACCACAAGGGGCACGAGTTCGTCCTCACGCTTTACCACTTCCCGTCCAGCTGCGAGGCGTGCACTCGGCCGCTGTGGCACGTATTTAAGCCGCCGCCGGCCCTCGAGTGCCGCCGCTGCCACGCCAAGTGCCATAAGGACCACCTGGACAGAAAGGAGGAGGTCATTGGGCCCTGCAAGG TGAACTACGACATGTCCACGGCCAAAGAGTTGCTGTTATTGACCGGGAGCCGGGAGGATCAGAAGCGATGGGTCAGCCACCTCCTCAAGCGCATCCCCAGGAAGCACCCgcaggccgccgccgccgcctccgcccCGGCCCATCTACCCGAGGCACCGGCCAGATCCTCCCCCCGCGTTTCGCCCCGCCCGTCACCCAGGGGCTCGCCGCAGATTTCGCCGCACCGCGGGGCCATGAGACTGTCGTCCTCCAGAAATCAGCAGCAGTCCGGGAAGGCCAG TTAA
- the LOC119118442 gene encoding rho-associated protein kinase 2-like isoform X5: protein MLGAESRLESRLNRLEVLMKNPESVLNLGTLLDSINALAHDLNYPALRKNKNIETFLSRYEKAVSQLRELQVKLEDFEKVKLIGRGAYGEVQLVRHKASRKVYAMKKLNKFEMIKRSDSAFFWEERHIMAFSNSPWVIQLCCAFQDDRHLYMVMEFMAGGDMVTLTMNYDIPEEWARFYTAEAVLALDAIHSLGFIHRDVKPDNMLLDQHGHLKLADFGTCMKMDSKTGMVRCDTAVGTPDYISPEVLQSQGSEGHYGRECDWWSVGVFIYELLVGVTPFYAESLVGTYGNIMNHKNSLSFPDDVEMSQEAKNLICAFLTDREIRLGRTGVEEIKRHPFFKSDHWTFDNIRETVAPVVPELNSDIDTSNFDDFEDDKGAAETFPPPKAFVGNQLPFIGFTYFKEDQLLKAKKNSSEQDCENEKEKLEEKQQRSDNKKEQLQKKLNELEEQLDHEMQAKDELEHKFRNATNRLDKLVKELDKEMNNRQRVEASLRQLECERALLQHQSTENQRKVDIETDRKRGLENELNTLRDQLEDLKKRNHNSQISNEKNIQLQKQLEEAAGTLRAGQEATSKLKKSQAEMQKQVQSLELSLRETQEKCKQLEETKTELERQLTTLRAELEAEKRERSVKMDVIADLQRQTSGLKDEVKEMKSCLSTVQTGKNQLQEKLIDLEKEKSNQEIELTFKLKSLQQSLEQEEAEHKATKAKLADENQIYQSLEVAKSTALKEMEHSLQEERTLKQELEAKMLQLKKDYSMLDCDYKQAQHKQDELLTRKEKISEEVKNLSLRLEQEVHQRSLAQSDLKMEKQQVTVLHTSEKQLKQELNQLLEIKQVLEKQNQEMRREKQESEALLKDLKDQLEAEQYFTTLYKTQIRELKEECDESNTLYKEAQQRLEEYQEERESLASQLEVSLTKADSEQLARSIAEEQYSDLEKAKIMKELEIRDMTARHKQELGDKEATISSLEESNRTLTVDVANLASEKEELNNQLKELQQQLEDAKDEKKNMSALIVGFEKQMQTERTLKTQAINKLAEVMNRREPTRSGHRGPDTEVHKKEKENKKLQLELRSEKDKLNSTIIKFQREMSEMQAVIAEENQVRQELQMTLASKDSDIEQLRCQLTSLSVHSLDSISSGNDLDEGYPDSRLEGWLSIPNKHTKRFGWDKKFVVVSSKKILFYNSEQDREQANPFMILDIDKLFHVRPVTQTDVYRADAVEIPRIFQILYANEGESKRDQVVMESTPFGERPSHINHKGHEFVLTLYHFPSSCEACTRPLWHVFKPPPALECRRCHAKCHKDHLDRKEEVIGPCKVNYDMSTAKELLLLTGSREDQKRWVSHLLKRIPRKHPQAAAAASAPAHLPEAPARSSPRVSPRPSPRGSPQISPHRGAMRLSSSRNQQQSGKARLLDFDLKDLRWSLDDTDSDDDMFF from the exons ATGCTCGGGGCGGAGAGCCGACTGGAAAGTCGGCTGAATAGGCTGGAGGTCCTCATGAAGAATCCGGAGTCAGTGTTAAACCTGGGAACACTGCTG gaTTCCATAAATGCCTTGGCTCACGATTTGAACTACCCAGCTCTGCGGAAGAACAAGAACATCGAAACATTTCTGAGTCGAT ATGAAAAAGCGGTCAGCCAGCTGCGCGAGCTGCAGGTCAAGCTGGAAGACTTTGAGAAGGTGAAGCTGATCGGAAGAGGTGCTTACGGAGAAGTGCAGCTG GTGCGACACAAGGCCTCTCGGAAAGTTTACGCCATGAAGAAGCTCAACAAGTTTGAGATGATCAAGCGCTCTGACTCGGCTTTCTTCTGGGAGGAGAGGCACATCATGGCCTTCTCCAACAGCCCCTGGGTCATCCAG CTGTGCTGCGCCTTCCAAGATGACCGCCACCTCTACATGGTGATGGAGTTCATGGCGGGCGGCGACATGGTCACGCTCACCATGAACTACGACATACCGGAAGAGTGGGCTCGCTTCTACACGGCCGAGGCGGTGCTGGCCCTGGACGCCATCCACTCCCTGGGCTTCATCCACCGCGACGTCAAACCGGACAACATGCTGCTCGACCAACACGGCCACCTCAAGCTGGCCGACTTCGGCACCTGCATGAAGATGGACTCT AAGACAGGCATGGTACGCTGTGACACCGCCGTAGGCACGCCCGACTACATCTCCCCCGAGGTGCTGCAGTCTCAGGGGAGCGAGGGTCACTACGGGCGAGAATGCGACTGGTGGTCCGTCGGGGTCTTTATCTACGAGCTGCTAGTAG GTGTAACACCTTTCTATGCTGAATCCCTCGTGGGGACCTACGGGAATATTATGAACCACAAGAATTCCCTCTCCTTCCCGGATGATGTGGAAATGTCCCAGGAGGCCAAAAACCTCATCTGTGCCTTTTTAACTGACAG GGAGATTCGTCTGGGCCGCACCGGAGTGGAGGAGATCAAAAGGCACCCGTTCTTCAAGAGCGACCACTGGACCTTTGACAACATCCGAGAGA CTGTGGCTCCCGTCGTACCTGAGCTCAACAGCGACATCGACACCAGCAACTTCGATGATTTCGAGGACGATAAAGGAGCCGCTGAGACCTTCCCGCCGCCAAAAGCCTTCGTGGGCAACCAGCTTCCATTTATCGGCTTCACCTACTTCAAGGAAGACCA gcTGCTgaaggcaaagaaaaacagctcCGAGCAGGATTGTGAGAACGAAAAGGAGAAATTAGAGGAAAAGCAACAGCGCTCTGACAACAAGAAAGAA CAACTGCAGAAAAAACTGAATGAACTGGAGGAGCAGCTGGACCATGAAATGCAGGCCAAAGACGAGCTGGAGCACAAGTTCCG AAATGCCACCAACCGTTTAGACAAGTTGGTCAAGGAATTAGACAAGGag ATGAACAACAGACAACGCGTGGAGGCCTCGCTGAGGCAGCTGGAGTGCGAGCGAGCGCTGCTGCAGCACCAGAGTACCGAGAACCAGCGCAAAGTCGATATTGAGACGGACAGGAAACGCGGACTGGAGAACGAAT TGAATACCCTGAGGGACCAGTTAGAAGATCTGAAGAAGAGGAACCACAATTCACAGATCTCCAACGAGAAGAACATCCAGCTGCAGAAACAA CTCGAGGAGGCGGCTGGGACTCTTCGGGCGGGACAGGAGGCCACGAGCAAGCTGAAGAAGAGCCAGGCGGAGATGCAGAAACAGGTCCAGAGCCTGGAGCTGAGCCTGAGGGAGACGCAGGAGAAGTGCAAGCAGCTGGAGGAGACCAAAACGGAGCTGGAGAGGCAGCTGACGACGCTGCGGGCCGAGCTGGAAGCGGAGAAGAGGGAGCGGAGCGTCAAGATGGATGTTATCGCTGACCTACAGA GGCAAACATCTGGGCTGAAAGACGAGGTGAAAGAAATGAAGTCATGTCTCTCCACCGTCCAGACTGGAAAGAACCAACTGCAGGAGAAGCTCATTGACCTTGAGAAG GAAAAGAGCAACCAAGAGATCGAGCTGACGTTCAAGTTGAAGTCACTCCAACAGAGTCTAGAGCAGGAGGAGGCCGAACACAAAGCAACCAAGGCCAAGTTGGCGGATGAAAACCAAATCTACCAGTCCCTGGAGGTAGCAAAGTCTACGGCCTTAAAag AGATGGAGCACAGCCTTCAGGAGGAGCGCACGCTCAAGCAAGAGCTGGAAGCCAAGATGCTGCAGCTGAAGAAAGATTACTCCATGCTGGACTGCGATTACAAACAGGCACAGCACAAACAGGACGAGCTGCTCACGAGAAAGGAGAAAATTTCCGAAGAG GTCAAGAACCTGAGCCTGCGCCTGGAGCAGGAGGTCCACCAACGCAGTTTGGCCCAGAGTGACCTGAAGATGGAGAAACAGCAGGTGACCGTCCTGCACACCTCCGAGAAGCAGCTCAAGCAGGAGCTCAACCAGCTGCTTGAGATTAAGCAGGTCTTGGAGAAACAAAACCAGGAGATGCGCAG GGAGAAGCAAGAGTCGGAAGCTCTGCTGAAAGATTTAAAGGACCAGCTGGAGGCGGAGCAATATTTCACG ACCCTTTACAAGACGCAGATCCGCGAGTTGAAGGAGGAGTGCGATGAGAGCAACACTTTGTACAAGGAGGCTCAACAACGTCTGGAAGAATACCAGGAGGAGAG GGAATCGCTGGCCTCCCAGCTGGAAGTCAGCCTGACCAAGGCCGACTCGGAGCAGCTGGCCCGCTCCATCGCCGAGGAGCAGTACTCGGATCTGGAGAAGGCGAAGATCATGAAGGAGCTGGAGATCAGAGACATGACGGCCAGACATAAACAGGAACTCGGCGACAAGGAGGCCACCATTAGCTCG CTGGAAGAGTCCAATCGTACCCTGACGGTGGACGTGGCCAACCTGGCTAGCGAGAAGGAGGAACTCAACAACCAGCTGAAAGAACTGCAGCAac AGCTCGAGGATGCAAAGGATGAGAAGAAGAACATGAGCGCTCTCATTGTGGGCTTTGAAAAACAGATGCAGACTGAAAGGACGCTGAAGACTCAG GCCATCAACAAGCTGGCCGAGGTGATGAACCGGAGGGAGCCGACGAGGAGCGGCCACCGAGGCCCCGACACGGAGGTGCACaagaaggagaaggagaacAAGAAGCTGCAACTGGAGCTGCGATCGGAGAAGGATAAACTCAACAGCACCATCATCAAATTCCAGCGAGAGATGTCGGAAATGCAGGCG GTGATAGCTGAGGAGAACCAAGTGCGTCAGGAGCTTCAGATGACATTGGCCAGCAAGGACAGCGACATCGAGCAGCTCCGCTGTCAGCTGACCTCGCTCAGCGTCCACTCTCTGGACTCCATCAGCAGCGGCAACGACCTGGACGAAGGCTACCCAG ATTCCAGACTCGAGGGCTGGCTTTCAATCCCAAACAAGCACACAAAACGGTTCGGCTGGGACAAAAAG TTTGTCGTGGTTAGCAGTAAAAAGATTCTGTTCTACAACAGCGAGCAGGACCGAGAACAGGCCAACCCTTTCATGATTTTGGATATAGA CAAGCTCTTTCATGTCCGACCCGTCACTCAGACTGACGTGTACCGCGCCGACGCCGTGGAAATCCCCCGGATATTTCAG ATCCTGTACGCCAACGAGGGCGAGAGCAAGCGTGATCAGGTGGTCATGGAGAGCACCCCCTTCGGCGAGCGCCCTTCCCACATCAACCACAAGGGGCACGAGTTCGTCCTCACGCTTTACCACTTCCCGTCCAGCTGCGAGGCGTGCACTCGGCCGCTGTGGCACGTATTTAAGCCGCCGCCGGCCCTCGAGTGCCGCCGCTGCCACGCCAAGTGCCATAAGGACCACCTGGACAGAAAGGAGGAGGTCATTGGGCCCTGCAAGG TGAACTACGACATGTCCACGGCCAAAGAGTTGCTGTTATTGACCGGGAGCCGGGAGGATCAGAAGCGATGGGTCAGCCACCTCCTCAAGCGCATCCCCAGGAAGCACCCgcaggccgccgccgccgcctccgcccCGGCCCATCTACCCGAGGCACCGGCCAGATCCTCCCCCCGCGTTTCGCCCCGCCCGTCACCCAGGGGCTCGCCGCAGATTTCGCCGCACCGCGGGGCCATGAGACTGTCGTCCTCCAGAAATCAGCAGCAGTCCGGGAAGGCCAG ATTGCTTGATTTTGACCTGAAAGACTTGAGGTGGTCGTTGGACGACACCGACAGTGATGATGATATGTTCTTCTGA